A genomic window from Thermococcus nautili includes:
- a CDS encoding endonuclease V, translated as MTELKDYLITEKLKKIAELQRRLSRRIVERPLDLSRVKTVGAVDVSYREDDAVSALVICTFPECEPIETRTVRVRVAFPYIPTYFFLRETMPVLRVVKNADFDVLLVEGHGRAHPRGYGLASHIGLILRRPVIGVAKRPLRGVPENLYERVGKAYVSVGHLVDLRSAVEVVKALGEGYPKPLRIADKLSKVRR; from the coding sequence ATGACTGAATTAAAGGATTACCTAATTACCGAAAAACTCAAAAAGATAGCCGAGCTCCAGAGGAGGCTCTCAAGAAGGATAGTCGAGAGACCACTCGACCTCAGCAGGGTGAAGACCGTCGGGGCGGTTGACGTCTCCTACAGGGAAGATGATGCGGTCTCGGCCCTCGTAATATGCACCTTTCCAGAGTGCGAGCCAATCGAGACGAGAACGGTTAGGGTCAGGGTAGCTTTTCCTTACATCCCCACTTATTTCTTCCTCAGGGAGACGATGCCCGTTTTGAGGGTCGTCAAAAACGCGGACTTCGACGTTCTTCTTGTTGAGGGCCACGGGAGGGCGCACCCGAGGGGCTACGGGCTGGCCTCCCACATCGGACTAATCCTCAGAAGGCCCGTCATTGGCGTGGCGAAGAGACCGCTCCGCGGTGTGCCGGAGAACCTCTACGAAAGGGTAGGAAAAGCTTATGTAAGCGTCGGACATCTGGTCGATTTGAGGTCGGCGGTTGAAGTCGTGAAGGCACTTGGTGAAGGCTATCCAAAACCGCTCAGGATTGCCGATAAGCTCTCGAAGGTGAGAAGATGA
- a CDS encoding translin family protein yields the protein MEIEAIIESVRKVLDEKDSLREEALKVTREIVRLSGDAVKAVHRNDLNLAEERLSEAGKRVNLLRETLKNHPDLYYSGYVQTAHQEFVEASLLLSYVRGRPYPTPGELGVPEADYVLGVGDFIGELRRYFLHRLLEGDLDTAETVYREMERVYNALITLEYPKGLVNVRQKQDQARYALERTLEDLTRAKLNRSLEEKLEKALKND from the coding sequence ATGGAGATAGAGGCGATAATCGAGTCAGTTAGAAAGGTTCTTGATGAGAAGGATTCCCTGAGGGAAGAGGCGCTCAAGGTCACGAGGGAAATAGTGAGACTCAGCGGGGACGCCGTCAAAGCCGTCCACCGGAACGACTTAAACCTTGCGGAGGAACGGTTGAGCGAAGCCGGAAAGCGGGTGAACTTGCTGAGGGAGACGCTGAAAAACCACCCGGACCTCTACTACTCCGGCTACGTTCAGACCGCCCACCAGGAGTTCGTTGAAGCGTCCCTCCTCCTCAGCTACGTTCGCGGAAGGCCCTATCCAACTCCAGGTGAGCTCGGTGTTCCCGAGGCGGACTACGTTCTCGGCGTTGGGGACTTCATAGGTGAGCTCAGGAGGTACTTCCTCCACAGGCTCCTTGAGGGAGACCTCGACACCGCGGAGACGGTTTACCGCGAGATGGAGAGGGTTTACAACGCCCTCATAACGCTTGAGTATCCAAAGGGGCTTGTTAACGTGAGACAGAAGCAAGACCAGGCCCGCTACGCCCTGGAGAGAACCCTTGAGGACCTCACGAGGGCCAAGCTCAACAGGAGCCTTGAGGAGAAACTTGAGAAGGCCCTAAAGAATGACTGA